A region of the Chroicocephalus ridibundus chromosome 1, bChrRid1.1, whole genome shotgun sequence genome:
agaaaattggttttgtcttCCAAAGCAATGTTTTCTGTCCAGTGCTGTCTCAGCCCCTGCAGTACTCCCCAGTGGCATCCAGTGCAATTGGAGTAGAGCTCCTTTCATTGTACGCCATGCCTGTTAGCTGGGCAGCTATGGAAGTGAAGGGAGAAGAAATAATGCGTCTGAGATTACACAGAAATTCCAGTATAGCTGACGGTATCCCTGCAAATTAATAAGACATAAAATGTCCTACTGAATTGTGGTGCAGTAAAAAGCATACATTTAAGCTTTTCCAGGAGCCACGAACTGGACACCCTGACCAAAGTACACAATTGTTTGATTGGTACACACTGATCATGGGGATCCAGGCACAAATATAGaaaatgaggaagagagagatcTAGTTAATAAGTAATTCCTGGCCATAATGCAAGTTTGAACAAACAATACAGTCTCACAACAGTAAGGACAGTGTTTCAGTTTAAACGCTCTCCAGCACAAGTATATTATTCTTTCCTCTCaccaagaagaaaatgaaaaacaagacgAGTCTTTCTCCACAAGAAGGAGAGGTGCGTCCTTCCAGATGCCCGGATAACAGTGCGTTCAAACAACAGAAGCTACCAGCTTGGAAGCCCCAACTTACCATTGAGTCTGttctctccagcttctttctcataGGCGGGTTCTGCCTTTCTGTGGGAGTCTGCCTCATACTGTCCGCAAAGAGCGTCAGAGAAATCCAGGTTTGTTTGGGGGTAGTGTTGTTCTTAGCTATTCTATGAAGAAGAAACtgggatgggaaggagggaaaagactTTGAGTTTTTGCTTCTGGTTAAAGATGATAGGAACAGCTTCATGCCCTGGATATGTGTCCAGCAGCTAGTGTTCCTGTGAAAATCCTCAGAGATAGTTGGTCACTGATAAAATCCAAGCACTGGGTGGTTAACTGGGTGGTAATATCTGAAAAATGGGTGGTAATTACTGCCACTGGCTGGTAATACCTGAAATGTTGTCATTATTTCCTGGGTTTTTGAAGGGAAATAAACTAAGCCCTTTGACAGTGTTTGGTACTAGAACACACATGTTTGCTGGGgcaaaaatcttaaaatgcagGCAGCCCTTATATTTAAATACCTCCTGGAGGCAAGGTTGGTTAGACTTGTGGTGAAGTTAATGGACTCCTGGTTGAAGCCAATGCTCAGTGCCACATCCTGGCTGATCAAGAGCGGTGGGCCATAATGCGTGTGGGGATTTGTCAAGCATTACTTGGTCAGCCAGACCAAGCTGCAGAAGTGTTCTTCACTCAGCGCTCCTTTGCCGAGGAGCAGATGTGAAAATTCTGCAGCAGTCATCAAAAGGCTCTAAAACAGCTTTAAACTAGGGATAAAATTCGTGAATGTTCATTGAGGCCAAGTCCTGGTTCTCTGTCTCTGTTGAATTTTTGCAATGTTTCTGGCAGTCCGGAGTCACTTAGAAGAGAAGCGCTCTGAGAAGCCCTGGAGCTAAACCAGTAACTTTTTCCTGTGTGCATGTTCTTTATTACAATATCTCTGCATGTTCACTTCTCTGACAGATTGATTATTCAGATAAATGCTCAGATTGTTCAAAACTCCGGGAAAATTCCTCTAATTGGAATAAGGAATGCCACTGTTCTGTTAATTTCATGCTAAAGGAAGATATATTGGTAAGTGTATGCGAGAAACCAGCTGAAGTTTCTTAGTACCTCCAGTCACTTATATCCCTGCATGATAAAATACACTAATTCTGCTCTGTAGAGCTCCTGACTaaattttctttgtactttttaaaaacatgaaatattcaaaattttaCACTTTTGCCTTTGCAGTTCGTGTTGGTACGTGTTAAATGTAGTCAACGTCAGGCTATCTCTGCCCTTGGTTGGGAGATGTCCAAGGAGAAGATGGGGATGGAAATGGTGTTTGATTGTGGAGGTGGCTTCTCtctgtatctctctctctctctctctctctctgagttAGTAGCAAACTCCTGCCCTTGACCCGGGCTTAGTTGTTACTGTGCTGCTAAGCTCTCAAATGAGAAGGAAATCTGAAGCTCTGACCACTTGTCCTAAGTAAACCCCTGTAGTCTTTTTTACAAGGGTTATGCGGTTAATCCCCAAGGTCCTTGGAATAATTCAAGTCTAGCAATGTCATTCTGCAGTTTCATTTGGGAAAAGTATCCTTCATTTCCTGTCCTAAACTACTGGGGTCATGTTGCTGCGACTGTTAAAATGCTTCATGTTCCGCCAAAGAGATCTTATGCTTAGTACCGCATGAATGATCCCTTAAAATCACAGTGCAATTTAAATTGTAAAGTCACTTTGGGGTTACTCAGTATTGAAGAGGCTGTGAGAATACTCTGTAATTCTTCACATTACAGTGATGTTTGAGATGATAAGTTTACTCAACagaataatgttttttaatagtttaataaCCCTCTTTTTTTACTTGCATTTGCCTGCCTAGCATTCTCCTTTTAATTACAGGACTAAACTTCCCAAAGCGTTCAAATAATTGACGAGAAGCAgccttatttttcaaaaaatctgAAGGAATTAGGAGCTAATGGGtactttttgaagttttttgtgTGCATTCTTTTATGGAAAATTAGTGTCTTGTCTTCACAAAATTATTCATAGTCATTGTAGGTTCATGACCAGCCGTGCCATCTTGAGTAAAATAATAatcagggttttttattttaggtttcaATTGGTGATTTAAAGTATGCTTAATTTTGTGCCAAAATGCTAAAACTTTCAGCTGGGGTAAAGACTAGATTCTAGCCAGTGTCCGCTGAAGTAATTGCGTAGAGTTATCTGCTGAAGTAATCGCTTAGGTTGTAGTTACCAACACTTAAATATGAATTGAgaactctcttcctctctcttttttagCAAGTAATAGGATTTCTCTTTGTCTGCATGAACTCATCTTATTGAAGGGATTTATCCTTGAATTCTAGGGTGATGTTTTTATGTACTATGGTCTGCAAAACTTCTATCAAAACCACCGTCGATATGTGATATCAAGAAGCGACGCACAATTGCTGGGTCGAAATGTAAATGTaagttttcttctttatattatGAGACTGTCGGTATTTCCATCAGGTGCATCTTTGACCATATGGAGAGCTAACTAGGCGGAACTGTAAGTGTGTTAAGATGGCTCTAGGGAATAATAAGAAGGTacatattttcagtgtttgttcTCAGCTTTTGTGATTGTTAGGACCATTATGTCTAATAAGTTAATAAGAGAGGAAGATTGAGGAGATAAATAAAAGATGTCAGTCTAATGTTGCAATTCTCAAACTTGTGCCTTGTAGAGATGctgattaaaaatacattgtctttttcaaatgaatttacAGAAAGCTTTTCCTCCTAGTGTTTTCAGTCATCTTAGCCAGaaatttttaaagctctgtgttTATTATAGGTTTAGGGAATTAAGTTATTCTAAGTCTTTCATTTTCCCATCTGGCTTTGGAAGCAGACAAGAAGCAGGAAAAGGTTTACGGTGAAACAGATGATCATGTAGCATTCTGAAGTATGCAATTTAGAGGTCTAAAGAGGAGGCTAGACAGCATCACCTGCGTAAGGAAACTGGAGAATGCAATCATTGCATTCAGTTTTATTACTTACAAATCTAAAACATGCCTTTTTTGGCTTAAAAGTAGCACTTCTTAATATACACACAGTCCACGCACTGTCCTCTCAGTACATATGATGGTTGTGCAATAATAACCTGTTGTTTTTATAAAATGCTCTTGTAACTCTCAAGACATGTTCCCCATACATCTGCTTCTCCAGGTGTCCACTCAACTTGTTTGTTTGCATCCAGGTGCAACCGCTTTTGGCTTTTGTGCCAACCAGATACAGAGCTTTTTAGAgttatttgaaaatgtttctgtgtttaaATCTGAAGATTTATGGTTTCTTATGAACTGGGATAGGAGAAATGTGATAAATTTgagatgggcttttttttttcatgctgtgtcTTCATACTTCAAGACTTACACACACACAACTGCAGTAATATGGCTAACTGCATCTGCTGTCCTCCACCAGTGAAGCAGTCCAggtcaaaattaaaaagaaggagaaataagatGTTCTAAGGGTAAGCCAAGGCTTCATGGGAACGTTTTAACATAGCTATGTTACAATAGCAGATCCCCAAATGAGTTTTTGTGGTCTGGAGTTTGCAAGTCCACAGCACAGAATTCAGTGAAGACCTTAAGTTTACTTACTGTGATACAGAAGGTGTTCTTCAAATACAAACCCATTCATTTGGATGCATCTCTAATGTGACCAAAAGGTACCGGAGAGTTAATTATTCAGTGGCTTTTCAGAAGAAGGAATGGGAGGAGAACATTAACAccagcaaaccaaaacaaaacccccaggtTCTGTGCCTGATTGTTCTGTGACCTTGAATGCAGATTCAGAAGAGCTACTGCGCGCCCTTCACCACCTACCAAAATGGGACGCCCATGGCTCCATGCGGTGCTATTGCCAACAGCATGTTCAATGGTAAGTAGGTACCTTCCACATCTGCTTACTAATTTCCGCTTGAAACTATTCCGTTACCCAAATGCAACTGAGTCCTGATACTTGCAAGATCTCTGTCTTTCTCCCACAAAAGGTTTTCTTTGGCAGTGCTACTGTGGTGAATATGGGGCTCTGTTTCCTACTGTTTAGTAACTTGCCCCTCATTTTGAAACTGAGGAAGATTTTTCATTTACTAGGTCGTTCTTCAACGTGAATATACAACAGGACTGAGGAATCGAGTCCctggtgaaataaaaaatgatgaTACAACAGATTTAGTGTACTTCCTTGctaaaaaatactttcttgtaCAGTGATGGGAGAACAGTGGTGTGCTTAGAAGGAGGTAGCATGTTCTTCACATTGTTTTGGACCTTTGGATCTGTGTGGTTGCAGAGAACTAGGGATtgtaagattttaaaatgctgagagTAAACCTCCCAGCGTCTGCCTTTGCATCAGTCCTTACTGCACAATGTGATTAAATGTTCCAGCTGCTGGTGATGTGGGGGAAAGGGGTGATGTCTGAATCCCAACTCTGGTAGGTCATCTCTGTCCCGCTGCTGTGGAAGAGGGTGCTTCCCATTCACTTTTGACAGTTCAGCTGGTTGTCTAATTGCTCTCTAACCTTGTTTGTAAAATGAGGAAGATGGCCAAGTTCCTGCCATGGGAAAGGTTTTTAGCCCAAGCTAGAAGGTAAGGGAGCAGTCAGACAAGCAGTTATGCAGGCAGAACTCAGAGAATATCAACTCCTGTTAATAAACCAGTCACAAACAGCTGGGGACATAGTGGGGTGCAGAGAATGATCACTTACTCAGAAGTGTCTGAGCCTTAAGAAGCTGTGTGAACACAGGTTTTGTAGcaggattttaaaatgttaagttttCATTGTTGCTCATGCAGTTGAATTGTGGTTTTCACGTTTCCTAAAaagcagcctgtccccatctaTATCATCTAACTATCCCTGGCCATCATCTCATTGGCTGCCTAGGTGTTTACATAGACCTATAATGTTTTTGCCTTGTGTTAAATTACTCtaactaggaaaataaaatggataaaACCGAGTGCTTTTTGCACACTGAAACAGGATGGCACGGTTAAGCACAATTTTAACTACATGTTTTTTCATTGAAGGAAGTGTTCATGTCCAAGTTGGTAGACATGGTCTAATTagcataaaaccaaagcaaatcttCTCCAGAGGATCGCGGAATCCCTTGATGTGCTTTCACCTCTCCCCTGTTCCCTGAAAACACGTTATATATAGCAAAGCAATCAGTTTAGGACAACTGTCAAAAAAATGCTAGGGAAAGCTAACTAGGAGAGTAATTTCTGTAGCTACCTAGAAAGCTCCAAAAGTGATTTGCAAAGAAGTTAGTCACACAGGAGTTTATGGACATGAGACACTTGCATATATTTCTATGCAGGGATTCAAAGGGATTATTGGTTAGGAGTATGTTCAGTCTTTAAAACTTAAGAAGTTCTAAGGCTCGGGAACCTTTATTCTTCTTGTGGAGTGTAcactgtgctgggttttttttgttttctattcacttttgaatattcttttttctAGTCACATGCTTCAATGTGACAGTTTTTGTTAGTCATGCTGGCAATTAGAATGACTGTCTTTTACTCATACATATTACTTCCTGTATTCCCTGCAGATACTATTGATCTTTTTTACAATCTTAACTCATCTGTTATTGAAGTACCACTGCTGAAGACTGGAAACAGTTGGTGGacagataaaaatgtgaaatttcgCAATCCAAAATCATACAATCTCTCTTCTGCGTTTGCAGGTAAGAATGGTTCCACTGGTATTCCTTATTTTTCAATGGcttccctgcctccccgctgTGTGTGAAGGTCTCGCATTCTCAGATGAATTGCCTTTGGGAGAAATACCTCCCAAAGCAGGTTGGAGAAGCAACTTTAGAGGGTGACTGAGAGCAGAAGACAGATTTAGCCAAAATATCACTGTTTCTTTTTATCACTGACCATAGAAATTGGGAGAAAGTGGTTTTGGAAGACTGAAGTTAGCCCACGTCAACACACTTCTGTATAGTTTCTTGTAACGCTTAATCTGTCTGGAGGAAGCAAGGGTGCAgtcactttattttttcatattgaaaACATCTATGAGGAGAACTGCATGTCATGGCTTTCCTTCTTCATGCCTTTGCATGAAGGCATTCTTAGGCAGTTGTGAGACAAGTGAGGCTGCCATCCTCACTAGTTCTTTCAAACAGCTGTTTCCTAGGGCTGTTTTCCTTGTTACAGTTGATCTGTATTGAAGTGGGACTAAAAGCTCCCTCTTCTGGGTCAGGGCAATGCTGTGCTGGATGCAATACGCAAGAGTTAGTTATCTAAGTAGTTTTCATATGACAGATTCTAAATATCATAGGCTGTGCCATTAGACTGCAAAAAGGTGCCTTTCTGGTTGTACAGGAACAAATTAACGTATAGAAATAAAGGCAAGCTCCTCATTATAGCGAGCGTGTTACTTGCTGAAGAGGCAAGAATCCAGAATAAACCGTATTTTCATTTGTGCGAGTCACTTTGTTTCTCCTGTGCTTGAAGTTTCTAACGTGTAGCAACCCCTGGGTACTGTTAGGCTCTGTTCATTCACGTTTGAGGTGAGTGGAGATGCTAGCATATATAATTTTTCAATACTGGACAGAGTCTTCTGTCTTTTGCGTATCTCGTATTCTGTGTTTGTTGTGAGTAGGCCCAGAAATTAGTCTCCAACCACTATTTTTACTGACAGTTtgtctttcctggttttgttctttccCATCAGGGACAGCAAGACCTCCTTACTGGCAGAAGCCAGTATATCTGTTAGACGAGGAAGATGAAAGGAACAACGGTTATGTAAATGATGACTTCATTATCTGGATGCGAGTGTCAGCCTTTGCTACATTCAGAAATCTTTACCGTCGCGTCAGACGGATAAGGCAGTTTGCGGATGGTCTCCCAGCAGGCAATTACACTTTTCGTATTTCCTATAGTATCCTTTCATACTATCCAAGACTATTAGATAGTTACAGTGAGATGGAAGTGGATGAGGTTTGTATAGGAAAATGGCAAAGAAACTGAGCAACACACCCCAAACTAAATCACCATGAAAAGACCTAGTTTTGAGGTTGATGAGACACTACGAGTGCATTTTCTTTAGCCCGAGCGGATGGAGTTAAGACATGTTACTCAAATGGCAGCACGTGACTGTGGATTTGACTTCTGAGGGGGTACTTTTGTCTGGAGACAGCACATGGGAGCTTTACACAAAGGGTAACGCTGAAGAGTAGGAACCTGAAGAGATGGTTGAAGATGTTGTTTTAGTTGAAATATTTAATAGTGGTCTAATCAGATGTGTAGACACCCTGACTGGGGTGCAGGAAGTGCCAGAGGTATCCCTGCTGTTGAGAGCTGCGCGGGATGCCTGTGTCAGCAGATTCCCTCTGGCGCATTTGGGCCATGTGCTGACAGAAACTTTTGTGCTGGTGAAAATGCCCTCTCACGCTGAACAGCGTGAACTTTGCTGACTAAAGCACTTGTTTTGTCAGCAGGAGTTATGTCAAGATGACTataaatttctcttctttctcagcCGATAGAGCTATGATTTTAAATGTTGTAGCACACTTCTGTTCTGAAAGCTTCCACGTGGGGAGATGAAAAGTAAAATCATACAACATTCTGGGTATGCAACATTAGGTAGAGGTGAGCACTTCCCCTCAGTGAGAATATGTGGAGTATCACCATGATAAGCTGCCCAAAAGGCtcattttcatctgatttttcatAGCAAATTAACACAATTGCAGTTACATAAATTAGAATCTGAAATATATAATGTAAAGAAGAGTACTTCCACGTTCTCAAAGACTGTATCtaaaataactggatttttttaCCACCAGCTGCTACTGGGTTTTTGGACCCAGAATAGTAGGGACATCACAGGTCAGTTAAAGGAATTTTTGCAGCAAATGCAGAACTGCAGACAATGCCTTGGTAAGGTTTTTGAGCAtttactactacttttttttttcctcctggaaataACGCTAACTTTGTTAGTGAAACCTTAACATCCTTCTATCAGATTTCCCTGTTACCAAATTCAAGGGGAGGAAGCATGTGATTCTTTCAACCGTGGTATGGAGCGGAGGAAGTAACCCATTCCTGGGAATTGCCTACGTGGTTACTGGCACAGCAGCAACCCTGACAGGTTTTGTCATAACTGCCATCCACTTGAagctcagaaaaaagaaaacatactttcagAAGTAATAAGGTTCACCGGCTTTCTGAACAAAGGCAAAGGTGTGGCGTGAACGAAGAACACGCAGCACAGACCTTTCATTCTTTCCCCTGAGCTCTGGATCTGTTTCAGTAACAGGTTTGGTGAACGTAAGCAAATGGAGGGGCAGTGCTATTCCATCATCCAAAACCAAACTTGCCTGAGGCTGCGTTCTTATTAATGTATGTGTGCTCCTAAATATGTTTCCTAGGAAACTTGTAGTGAGATGAGTTTCAAACAACAGATAGCGTAGTGGTTTAAAATTGCAATGGCAAAGAAATTGCAGGGTACTAATGTCTGGCCAGAAGTAAGGGTCCATACTCATTTCGTACTCAGCCCTTAATTCAGACAATATTTCTCTTGTCTTAAATGGAGCTTTGGATGAGTAAAAAGTGAGATCTTGAGCCAACAAAAAGCTTGAGCAGGTAGAATGTGGTGCTAAAGTCTGTTTGTGGGCCATGTGTGTGGGCTGAATGGCTTGGCTTAGGTTTTATATACCTTTTTTAGCTATCCTGAAAAAGCAATCAATTTAGCGCAGCGTATTCATAACAGTTTGATACTTGGTTTGTGATAGAGTACAGGGCACTTTTTAGGAGTTTGGAGTTTGTTTAAACCCACTTATTGGTTTTATCTAGGTACTGAGACTAATGTGCAAAGCTAGAAGGCATCAAAACactgatttacatttttaaaattatgatttaaTAGAAAGCTTAAATTAAAAACTCCTTTAATGCTAAACATTTTAGCAGAAACATCTACCTAATGTTAGGCCACAATTGCACTCCTGCCTACCCCACCCTTCCATGCAAAAGTTCACAGACTCTTATGTGACATGAAATGTCTCTTCCCCTTTCAAGCCCCCATTTCTGTGGTGTCTTGACTTATTGTCAATAGAAAACAAAGCATCAGAAAATCTGTCAGCTTCATTTGCAGAAAGTAAACGCTGCAGCGCGTGAATAGGCTTATCAGTTTTCATGTTTCATGTTCAAAATTTTACACACTTAGGAGTTATTTCAAGTCTCACAACATGTAGGAGCAGCACTGAAGAATTTAGGTCAAGTATACAATGGTACGTCTGAatttttttgaataattttcctGTTGCAAAAGTGGAAATGGAATAAAACACTAATTCCTTTCATAAGTATTCTGTGTGCCTTACCTcccctcccttaaaaaaaaaaaaacctccacactaaaacaagagaaaaatcacGGACCTAGGGCAAGAGAAGGGACTGTGGTACAGGGAGGCTGCGTGCCACTGTCAAGGGCGCCCACGTCTGCTTTTAAAAGTGTCTCACGCACTTAGAGGCTTGTGACCTTTGAGAGAAAGCCTCTGCTGAATCTGTTCACAGCCACAGAAGGTACTGTGTCCTTTAATCTCTGCTTCGTAATTGTGCCATGAGCAGCAGAAGGAGTGCTGCTCGAGTTCACAGCCCGGCCTGTTAGTTACCATCTCTCTCCGTTGCTGGTTTACGCTGACCTGCTGGGATAAGGTGCCTGTCCCCGTCTGCTTTTCCTGGTCGGAACCAGTCACCTCCATCAGAAAGCCGTAGAAACAGGGTTCCAGTATTTCAAACCCTTGCATCTAAATCCATCAGGAGCTGTGGGAGAACCCTGCCCCTTATTGGGCTGGACAAGACAGAGCATGAAGCAGTACATTTAGCAATGCTTAAGCTCATTAGTCTAAATCACTTTTAACAATGAGACGTGCTCCTAAACCTTTTAAgtccttttgaaaatgtaatcCCATGGAGCCCTCTGGAAAGCCCTGGTGGGAGTTGCTGCCAAAACTGAACTTAGGATTCCTGGCTCCAAACAGACCAcatttgcctctttctttttctctctctctcttttctttttttttttttttttttttttttttaataaatcctcCAAGAAACTGGCTTTCAGGAAATGATATGTCATCTGGGTGGTTAAGTCACAGTGCAATTATcatgaagattttatttcttcatgaagTATCTGGTAAAAATGTTAGTAAGAGGAGACTGAATAATGAGGTATGTATTTCAGTGAGTCAGTgttgtccaggaaaaaaaaaacaaacttatttaGAAAACACAGTCTAGCAAGCAGTGCTTACAGTTTGCCCATTATCTCCCAGAGGTTTGTGCAAGGACCTCTTCTCTTGAAATGTACAGTGTTTTCcaacccctccacagggtaaacctGTCTTCAAACAAACCTTCCTCTTTCTGTTATTCCGGAAGATGTCCAAGTCTTCGTTTATAAacccaaaacctgttttttcGTCTTACCACAGCTTTAAACACATCTTGCATCATTCTTGTATCCTCTGAGCAGTGTCCTTGGAAGCTGCTGCTTGAGCTCCGGCAGTTGCTGTTGTTAACTcttgagcagctctgcagcatctgACTTGTCATTCGGGATTGTCCTGCCCAGGCCAGAGCAAGGGGAATAGCAGTTTTGATGAACTACTCCCAGCAGATGGAATCTGCCTTGCTCAAAAGggtggaaaataaagttttagcAACCTCCTTACATCACCTTTGGTGCCAGTGCTACAGCTCTGCCGCTGGCTGGCCCCTTGTGCCACAGCTTGCATGAATGTGCCTTTTTAAGAAAATTTTGTCAATGCGTTCCTCGGTGCCCATATTGGGGAATACTACCTATACGAAATGTTCACTGGAATTGTTttatgctgttgctgctgccttgTTCCCTCTTGTGCAGGAGCTGAAACAGAAGTGAGAGCCCTGGCTGAAGGACTGGCCTACCATTACAGAGGGACAGTAAAAGCCGTCACTAACCTCCTCATTGTGGCATGTCTCAGGGGATTGTCCCCTTTTGTCAGCTCCTGATACCTGCAGGAAGCATGATTCCAGACAAAAATCcaatgtgattttttaattagtttattctGGCCATTAGGAAATCGTTAAGTCAAATTGATCAGGGAAAGCATACTGAGATTTGGAGAGCAGAGGTATGAAGGAACAGAGATGTTGCACTTTTACTGAGGtacaaattccttttaaaatacctgGGGTGTCATGACCAATACTGTGTGTTTGTCACAGCGCT
Encoded here:
- the LOC134522598 gene encoding cell cycle control protein 50C-like isoform X2 → MLKEDILGDVFMYYGLQNFYQNHRRYVISRSDAQLLGRNVNIQKSYCAPFTTYQNGTPMAPCGAIANSMFNDTIDLFYNLNSSVIEVPLLKTGNSWWTDKNVKFRNPKSYNLSSAFAGTARPPYWQKPVYLLDEEDERNNGYVNDDFIIWMRVSAFATFRNLYRRVRRIRQFADGLPAGNYTFRISYNFPVTKFKGRKHVILSTVVWSGGSNPFLGIAYVVTGTAATLTGFVITAIHLKLRKKKTYFQK
- the LOC134522598 gene encoding cell cycle control protein 50C-like isoform X1 — protein: MKNKTSLSPQEGEVRPSRCPDNSAFKQQKLPAWKPQLTIESVLSSFFLIGGFCLSVGVCLILSAKSVREIQIDYSDKCSDCSKLRENSSNWNKECHCSVNFMLKEDILGDVFMYYGLQNFYQNHRRYVISRSDAQLLGRNVNIQKSYCAPFTTYQNGTPMAPCGAIANSMFNDTIDLFYNLNSSVIEVPLLKTGNSWWTDKNVKFRNPKSYNLSSAFAGTARPPYWQKPVYLLDEEDERNNGYVNDDFIIWMRVSAFATFRNLYRRVRRIRQFADGLPAGNYTFRISYNFPVTKFKGRKHVILSTVVWSGGSNPFLGIAYVVTGTAATLTGFVITAIHLKLRKKKTYFQK